From Erigeron canadensis isolate Cc75 chromosome 8, C_canadensis_v1, whole genome shotgun sequence, one genomic window encodes:
- the LOC122579811 gene encoding triphosphate tunnel metalloenzyme 3-like → MKISYPIKNHLKKLFSLSKSSQHHHHTNPMEVEVKLRLPNAAAHQKLSSILSPHHTKTHLQENLFFDTPSLTLATAHHAALRLRFYDLDTHSVLSLKSKPSISSGISRIEELEEPLDPGLGRTCVAEPSRFKKMLEMSRILKIVENEYKVDLNEVVCIGGFRNVRSVYKWNGLVLELDETLFDFGVNYEIECESNDPEKAKVMIEELLNANGIEFSYSDMSKFAIFRSGKLPQI, encoded by the coding sequence ATGAAGATCTCTTATCCAATCAAGAACCACCTCAAAAAACTATTTTCACTGTCAAAATCCtcacaacaccaccaccacacaaacCCCATGGAAGTTGAAGTAAAGCTCCGGTTACCAAACGCCGCCGCCCACCAAAAACTTTCCAGCATTCTTTCCCCACACCACACCAAGACCCACCTTCAAGAAAACCTGTTTTTCGACACCCCATCATTAACTCTCGCCACAGCCCACCACGCCGCCCTGCGCCTACGATTCTATGACCTCGACACACATTCTGTCCTTTCCCTTAAGTCCAAACCATCTATATCTTCCGGGATTAGTCGTATCGAGGAGCTCGAAGAGCCCCTCGACCCGGGGCTCGGCCGCACTTGCGTGGCCGAGCCCAGCAGGTTTAAGAAAATGTTGGAAATGTCAAGAATATTGAAAATAGtggaaaatgaatataaggttgATTTGAATGAGGTTGTTTGTATCGGTGGGTTTAGGAATGTTAGAAGTGTTTATAAATGGAATGGGTTGGTTTTGGAATTAGATGAAACATTGTTTGATTTTGGTGTTAATTATGAAATTGAGTGTGAAAGTAATGATCCTGAAAAAGCTAAGGTAATGATTGAAGAGCTGCTGAATGCAAATGGGATTGAGTTTTCTTATTCAGATATGTCTAAATTTGCAATCTTTAGGTCAGGGAAGTTGCCGCaaatttga
- the LOC122610710 gene encoding CBS domain-containing protein CBSX5-like, whose protein sequence is MAAGRLLAHEVADLCLGKPPLKSLSISATVRDALTVLKSIDDTHLSIWSCCHNYSSVSHQSFIKNDCQCIGKICMVDIICYLSKENNIKSPSLALDSPVSVLLSLDSVSVRHVDRATSLVEAIDLIIEGAQHLVVPISSRSTMNSRRKQSSLHQELSSFAPTTHSGGIEFCWVTQEDVIRFLLSSIALFSPTAAFSVESLGIISPDILTVNYDSPASSALGAIMTSLVDQTSVAVIDDDDGLLIGEISPFTLAYCDETAAAAISTLSAGDLMAYIDCGGPPEEIMNLVEARLKERNLKGMLDEFLAYSSGIPLIPSEFSSPSSSSSEDDEMSPYSSTMKANNRFSRSSSYSARITRRAEAIVCYPGSSLVAVMIQAITHRVSYVWVIEEDCSVVGIVRFSRMLEIFRAHLERMIN, encoded by the exons ATGGCTGCAGGTCGTTTGTTAGCACATGAGGTAGCTGACCTCTGTCTAGGCAAACCACCTCTGAAATCACTCTCTATCTCCGCCACCGTCCGCGACGCCTTAACCGTCCTCAAGTCCATTGACGACACCCACCTCAGCATTTGGAGCTGCTGCCACAACTACTCTTCCGTTTCCCATCAATCATTTATCAAAAATGATTGCCAATGTATAGGAAAAATCTGCATGGTAGACATCATTTGCTACCTTTCCAAAGAAAACAACATTAAGTCTCCTTCATTAGCACTGGATTCCCCTGTTTCTGTCTTGTTGTCGCTTGATTCTGTTTCTGTTAGGCACGTTGATCGCGCAACAAG TTTAGTGGAAGCTATAGATTTAATTATAGAAGGAGCACAACATCTTGTAGTACCAATCAGCAGCAGGAGCACGATGAATTCGAGACGAAAACAAAGTAGTCTACATCAAGAATTGTCATCATTTGCACCTACGACACATTCGGGTGGCATTGAATTTTGTTGGGTGACACAAGAAGATGTGATCAGGTTTTTGTTGAGCTCAATTGCCCTTTTCTCCCCAACAGCTGCTTTCTCAGTTGAGTCCCTTGGAATCATTAGCCCGGATATCTTGACAGTCAATTATGACTCCCCTGCTTCTAGTGCATTGGGAGCTATTATGACTTCTCTTGTAGACCAAACTTCTGTGGCggttattgatgatgatgatggattgTTGATTGGTGAGATATCTCCATTTACATTGGCGTATTGTGATGAAACCGCTGCAGCAGCTATATCCACGTTGTCTGCAGGGGATTTGATGGCCTATATTGATTGTGGTGGACCGCCCGAAGAGATAATGAACTTGGTAGAAGCTAGACTAAAAGAGAGGAATCTGAAAGGAATGTTGGATGAATTTTTGGCTTACTCATCCGGAATTCCATTAATCCCTAGTGAGttttcatcaccatcatcatcttcttctgaAGATGATGAAATGTCGCCATATTCGAGTACAATGAAGGCTAATAATAGGTTTAGCCGGTCAAGTAGTTACTCTGCTAGGATAACAAGGAGAGCTGAGGCCATCGTCTGCTACCCTGGGAGCTCGTTGGTTGCCGTGATGATTCAGGCAATTACACATCGAGTGAGCTATGTTTGGGTGATTGAAGAGGATTGTAGTGTTGTTGGAATTGTGAGGTTTTCTCGTATGTTGGAAATTTTTCGGGCACATTTGGAGAGAATGATCAACTAG
- the LOC122578385 gene encoding mediator of RNA polymerase II transcription subunit 4: protein MLQNLPHQIIQSPARLGLPNPNSPSLQTPAPSKFSSSQTSQPQPPNLHPNLLTTPTSLTLLPLLPPLSRAQSILQRMAALSTRLFEVSPNHTQWLANFRGSFPTFLSTQNVSLTDSSPANAKEVLSLFTTLQAQLFEAVTELQEILDLQDAKQKLTREIRSKDTAILVFANKLKEAERVLDMLVDDYSDFRRLKRSKFEERDESSSTTTVATQLNLSDILSYAHRISYTTFAPPEFGAGTAPLRGALPPAPQEEQMRASQLYSFADLDVGLPKENKEKFTIEPLAENPTETNPFGMAFKDMIPPNIVVPSGWKPGMPVPFLADLSILPPAGWKPGDPVPLPPLDSLPGPPRTEDQQPQPSHVPPFAKGPQPIQVRHVQLDIDDDSSSEYSSDDTSDDED, encoded by the coding sequence ATGCTACAGAATTTACCTCACCAGATTATACAATCTCCGGCTAGACTCGGTCTGCCAAACCCGAATTCACCGTCTCTGCAAACCCCTGCCCCATCAAAGTTTTCGTCGTCACAAACCTCACAACCACAACCACCTAACCTGCATCCGAATTTATTGACCACACCGACCTCGTTAACACTATTGCCGCTACTTCCGCCACTATCTAGAGCTCAGTCTATCCTTCAAAGGATGGCGGCGCTTTCAACGAGACTATTTGAAGTCTCTCCTAATCACACTCAGTGGTTGGCTAACTTTCGTGGTTCTTTTCCTACGTTTCTCTCGACTCAAAATGTATCTTTGACGGATTCATCTCCTGCTAACGCGAAAGAGGTTTTATCACTTTTTACGACCCTTCAGGCGCAACTATTTGAAGCTGTTACTGAACTTCAAGAAATTCTTGACCTTCAAGATGCTAAGCAGAAACTTACCCGCGAGATTAGATCTAAAGATACTGCAATTCTGGTTTTTGCTAATAAACTTAAAGAAGCTGAACGGGTTCTGGATATGTTGGTTGATGACTATTCGGATTTCCGACGCTTGAAAAGATCGAAGTTCGAAGAAAGAGATGAGAGCTCGTCTACCACAACAGTTGCAACTCAGCTAAATCTGTCTGATATATTGTCGTATGCACACAGAATAAGCTACACGACGTTTGCCCCACCGGAGTTTGGTGCAGGCACAGCTCCTCTCCGAGGTGCTCTCCCGCCTGCCCCACAAGAGGAGCAAATGCGGGCTTCTCAGTTATACAGCTTTGCTGACCTTGATGTTGGATTACCGAAAGAAAACAAGGAGAAATTTACCATTGAGCCCTTGGCTGAAAATCCAACGGAGACGAATCCATTTGGTATGGCATTTAAGGATATGATTCCTCCAAACATCGTGGTACCATCAGGATGGAAGCCTGGGATGCCTGTGCCGTTTCTCGCCGATTTATCTATCCTTCCGCCTGCTGGATGGAAGCCTGGGGACCCAGTTCCTTTACCTCCGTTGGACTCTCTTCCTGGTCCGCCTAGGACTGAGGACCAACAACCTCAACCCAGTCACGTTCCTCCATTTGCAAAGGGTCCTCAACCTATACAGGTTCGCCATGTTCAacttgatattgatgatgacaGTAGTAGTGAATACAGCAGCGATGATACTTCTGATGACGAAGATTGA
- the LOC122580115 gene encoding uncharacterized protein LOC122580115, which translates to MVNKGVGAFVCLLIIALDITAGILGIKAEAAQNQEKHLRLWLFECKEPSQEAYRLGFAAIVLLIIAHVLANLLSGCTACSHEEIHKASTGRQLSLLSLFFTWIILAVALGMLVIGTKANSKSNASCGLSHHHFLSIGGILCFVHSLFSIAYYVTATASIH; encoded by the exons ATGGTTAACAAGGGTGTGGGTGCATTTGTCTGTCTTCTCATTATCGCATTGGACATAACCGCCGGTATACTCGGTATCAAAGCGGAAGCCGCCCAGAATCAG gAGAAGCATTTAAGGTTATGGCTATTTGAGTGCAAAGAACCAAGCCAAGAAGCATATAGGCTTGGATTTGCTGCAATTGTGCTATTGATAATAGCTCATGTGTTGGCTAATTTGCTAAGTGGTTGCACTGCTTGTAGTCATGAAGAGATCCATAAAGCTTCAACTGGCAGACAATTGTCATTGCTATCTCTCTTCTTTACATG GATAATATTGGCAGTTGCATTGGGGATGCTAGTAATTGGGACCAAAGCAAACAGCAAATCGAATGCATCGTGTGGACTATcacatcatcattttctttctattggagGGATTTTGTGTTTCGTTCATAGCCTCTTTTCAATTGCTTATTACGTTACTGCCACTGCTTCAATCCATtaa